The following proteins come from a genomic window of Posidoniimonas polymericola:
- a CDS encoding ABC transporter permease, whose product MTGLNASRWLPLAPLAAAAVGVVAAGPRAQGLLANTALVAAGTLALALPIGVLLAVLIHKTRLPGRGGASVALLAMIFVPLHLHAAAWRAGFGVLGWWTQFGAAEGPTHVLLDGTAGAVWVHAMAATAWVTLIVGAALAAVDPRVEEDALLMMPAWRVLGSVSFRWVAPALLLAAGWVVVTVAHEMTVTDLFQVRTFAEEVYTQHALGLFDPAQLDDPAQRLEAGQLGAGLLVVWCVAVALLWAARPLAEGIAAGITRDAWRCPVRWRAGGAALLAGLVLLLAGLPVGNLATKVGVYATREGDAWRRDWSAAKAVERVAAAPVEHRRQLWQSAKLGLGVACGATLLGALVAWRLARGGFEQLAWLAFIAFLLTTPGPLIGIGAIWVFNQPRDSPLSFLSWLYDNTLLVAWAVQMTRAAPLVALVLWPVWRSLPTGLTDAARLESGPLGAAWAAVRARRSAVTAAWMVALAVSCAELSATLLVLPPGPQTVTIELFNMLHSGVDDRVAAISLWLVALFALLAWAISRCWTRDAARTGD is encoded by the coding sequence ATGACTGGACTTAATGCTTCCCGATGGCTGCCCCTGGCGCCCTTAGCCGCAGCCGCCGTCGGGGTGGTTGCCGCCGGCCCGCGCGCCCAGGGCCTGCTGGCCAACACGGCGCTGGTCGCCGCCGGGACGCTCGCCCTCGCGCTGCCGATCGGCGTGCTGCTGGCGGTGCTGATCCACAAGACCCGGCTCCCCGGCCGGGGGGGGGCGTCGGTCGCGCTGCTGGCGATGATCTTCGTGCCGCTGCACCTGCACGCCGCCGCGTGGCGGGCCGGTTTTGGCGTGCTCGGCTGGTGGACCCAGTTCGGCGCGGCGGAGGGGCCCACCCACGTGCTGCTCGACGGCACGGCCGGCGCTGTCTGGGTGCACGCGATGGCCGCGACCGCCTGGGTGACCCTGATCGTCGGCGCCGCGCTCGCCGCGGTCGACCCACGCGTCGAGGAGGACGCGCTGCTCATGATGCCGGCGTGGCGGGTGCTGGGGAGCGTCTCGTTCCGTTGGGTCGCGCCCGCTTTGCTGCTGGCGGCAGGCTGGGTCGTGGTCACGGTGGCGCACGAGATGACCGTCACCGACCTGTTCCAGGTCCGCACGTTCGCCGAGGAGGTTTACACGCAGCACGCCCTCGGACTGTTCGACCCCGCGCAGCTCGACGACCCGGCGCAGCGGCTCGAGGCGGGCCAGCTCGGCGCCGGGCTGCTGGTGGTGTGGTGCGTAGCGGTCGCGCTGCTGTGGGCCGCGCGGCCGCTGGCCGAGGGGATCGCCGCCGGCATCACCCGGGACGCCTGGCGGTGTCCCGTCCGCTGGCGGGCCGGCGGAGCCGCGCTGCTCGCGGGTCTCGTGCTGCTGCTCGCCGGCCTGCCGGTCGGCAACCTGGCGACCAAGGTCGGCGTCTACGCCACCCGCGAGGGCGACGCCTGGCGGCGCGACTGGTCCGCTGCCAAGGCGGTCGAGCGTGTCGCCGCGGCGCCGGTCGAGCACCGCCGCCAGCTCTGGCAGTCCGCCAAGCTCGGCCTTGGCGTGGCCTGCGGCGCGACGCTCCTCGGCGCGCTCGTGGCGTGGCGGCTGGCTAGGGGCGGCTTCGAGCAGCTCGCCTGGCTCGCCTTCATCGCGTTCTTGCTGACCACGCCCGGGCCGCTGATCGGCATCGGGGCAATCTGGGTTTTCAACCAGCCGCGCGACTCGCCGCTGTCGTTCCTCAGCTGGCTGTACGACAACACGCTGCTGGTAGCCTGGGCGGTGCAGATGACCCGGGCGGCGCCGCTCGTAGCGCTGGTGCTGTGGCCGGTGTGGCGCTCGCTGCCGACCGGGCTGACCGACGCCGCGCGGCTCGAGTCGGGCCCCCTGGGCGCGGCCTGGGCGGCGGTCCGGGCCCGCCGTTCGGCAGTAACCGCGGCCTGGATGGTCGCGCTCGCCGTGTCGTGCGCCGAGCTCAGCGCCACGCTGCTCGTCCTCCCCCCAGGACCCCAGACCGTCACGATCGAGTTGTTCAATATGCTCCACTCCGGAGTGGATGACCGGGTAGCGGCGATTAGTCTCTGGCTCGTTGCGCTGTTCGCCCTGCTGGCGTGGGCCATCAGCCGCTGCTGGACGCGGGACGCGGCGAGAACAGGCGATTAG
- a CDS encoding prenyltransferase/squalene oxidase repeat-containing protein — protein MPPAVDHPESMTAPAGPITLPATPPFSVRSTATAVSALVMAEQYGDSSLAAAQAEMLDVAYRGDLSELMLASMRRLADCQNPDGGWGETPAAPSDLTSSMLALSVFRLTCVPARYADLEPRLEQYIKARKGAAALRRTIEDRSLLLGVLSTCAAAGVGSWKQTPVVRFERAAAPASIRGLLSSPQFDSTNPVMLAGGLARFRQLRPSNPALRWLRGVSVEPCLQLIAAQQSDAGCFRGQVQTTSFVVAALASAGKASHPIVRRAVTCLLTNVGPDATWLADCLQE, from the coding sequence GTGCCTCCCGCTGTTGACCACCCCGAATCGATGACTGCTCCCGCTGGTCCGATCACGCTCCCGGCGACGCCGCCGTTCTCGGTGCGCAGCACGGCGACCGCCGTCTCGGCGCTGGTGATGGCCGAGCAGTACGGCGACTCGTCGCTAGCGGCCGCCCAGGCCGAGATGCTCGACGTCGCGTACCGCGGCGACCTCAGCGAGCTGATGCTCGCTAGCATGCGTCGGCTGGCCGACTGCCAGAACCCCGACGGCGGCTGGGGCGAGACGCCCGCTGCGCCGTCCGACCTCACCAGCTCAATGCTGGCGCTGTCCGTGTTCCGGCTGACCTGCGTGCCGGCCCGCTACGCCGACCTCGAGCCCCGGCTCGAACAGTACATCAAGGCCCGCAAGGGCGCCGCCGCCCTCCGCCGCACCATCGAAGACCGCTCGCTGCTGCTCGGCGTGCTCAGCACCTGCGCCGCCGCCGGCGTGGGGAGCTGGAAGCAGACGCCCGTTGTGCGGTTCGAACGCGCCGCCGCCCCGGCCAGCATCCGCGGCCTCCTCAGCAGCCCCCAGTTCGACAGCACCAACCCCGTGATGCTCGCGGGCGGGCTGGCCCGCTTCCGCCAACTGCGTCCCAGCAACCCGGCGCTCCGCTGGCTGCGGGGCGTGTCGGTCGAACCGTGCCTGCAGCTAATCGCCGCCCAGCAGTCCGACGCCGGCTGCTTCCGCGGCCAGGTGCAGACCACCAGCTTCGTCGTCGCCGCACTTGCCAGCGCCGGCAAGGCCTCGCACCCCATCGTCCGCCGGGCGGTGACCTGCCTGCTGACCAACGTCGGCCCCGACGCCACCTGGCTGGCCGACTGCCTGCAGGAGTAG
- a CDS encoding response regulator transcription factor gives MIATDNGPLSAEQKRVFVIEDDAAARSAVCEMLEPKGLKVEAYGSAEEFLANRKPEGPSCLLLDDRLPGMRGSELLRRLAEDGVQTPAVLITGYATTSTTVDAMRHGAVSVLDKPCSDIALEEAVGAAIAADVLRREQEQPSRVAKERLSKLNDSEMEVLRMVLDGVPNKQIASRMGVCIRTVESRRSKIYSAAQVNSVAELVRLCVAAGVVD, from the coding sequence ATGATTGCAACTGACAACGGTCCCCTCTCTGCCGAACAAAAACGCGTCTTCGTGATTGAAGACGACGCCGCCGCCCGCAGCGCTGTCTGCGAAATGCTCGAGCCCAAGGGGCTGAAGGTCGAAGCCTACGGCTCGGCCGAAGAGTTCCTCGCCAACCGCAAGCCGGAAGGCCCGAGCTGCCTGCTGCTCGATGACCGACTGCCCGGCATGCGTGGCAGCGAGTTGCTGCGGCGCCTGGCCGAGGATGGCGTACAAACGCCAGCGGTGCTGATCACCGGCTACGCGACGACCTCCACCACGGTCGACGCCATGCGTCATGGCGCGGTGTCGGTGCTCGACAAGCCCTGCTCGGACATCGCCCTGGAAGAGGCTGTCGGCGCGGCAATCGCCGCGGACGTCCTCCGCCGCGAGCAGGAGCAGCCCTCCCGCGTCGCGAAAGAACGCCTTTCCAAGCTGAACGACTCGGAAATGGAAGTCCTCCGGATGGTGCTCGACGGCGTGCCCAACAAGCAGATCGCCAGCCGGATGGGCGTCTGCATCCGCACGGTTGAGTCGCGCCGCAGCAAGATCTACAGCGCTGCCCAGGTTAACTCCGTTGCGGAACTTGTGCGTCTTTGCGTGGCGGCCGGCGTGGTTGACTAG
- a CDS encoding magnesium-dependent phosphatase-1 codes for MAATPMDQPALIVFDLDFTLWDAGGVWCDCLTPPFRQQEGRVEDREGRHVRLYDDVPRILDECEASPAALALASRTGEPDWARRLAELLGIRARFAHQEIYPSSKVRHFAALREATGCDYDQMLFFDDEERNVHEVGRLGVTCVLVEQGMTHAVFQDGLERFAVVGRRTGRLLGEGAVQSGRT; via the coding sequence ATGGCCGCGACCCCGATGGACCAACCCGCGCTGATTGTGTTCGACCTCGACTTCACGCTGTGGGACGCCGGCGGCGTGTGGTGCGACTGCCTGACGCCGCCGTTCCGCCAGCAGGAGGGCCGCGTCGAGGACCGCGAAGGCCGCCACGTGCGGCTGTACGACGACGTGCCACGGATCCTCGACGAGTGCGAGGCCAGCCCCGCCGCCCTGGCGTTGGCGTCCCGCACCGGCGAGCCCGACTGGGCGCGGCGGCTGGCCGAGCTGCTGGGCATCCGGGCGCGGTTCGCCCACCAGGAGATCTACCCAAGCTCCAAGGTGCGGCACTTCGCCGCCCTGCGGGAGGCGACCGGCTGCGACTACGACCAGATGCTGTTCTTCGACGACGAGGAGCGGAACGTCCACGAGGTCGGCCGGCTCGGCGTGACTTGCGTGCTGGTCGAGCAGGGAATGACCCACGCGGTGTTTCAGGATGGTCTGGAGCGGTTCGCGGTGGTTGGAAGGCGAACCGGTAGATTGCTAGGGGAGGGTGCGGTCCAAAGCGGCCGAACATGA
- a CDS encoding serine hydrolase domain-containing protein, whose product MRTQRVLACLIGLTLLAPAAFAQRAKSSTAYPHASEPIGSVREVYDGALSPESAVRTFRNIDRLFPTRTVPKSLTPWPLPPAATTLTNVSFEDKGQAYDLIDYLQVNRIAALLVLKDGRVALEMYRYGNTPQTRWMSMSVAKSITSTLIGAAVKEGYIDSINDDVTNYAPALAGSVYEGATVRDVLMMASGVRWTEVYTDPTSDRRRLLEAQIAQQPGGAMELMERLPRAAEPGTLNNYNTGETQVAAEILRGAIDRPLADYLSERIWRRFGMEADANWWLESEGGIEIGGSGFSATLRDYGRFGLFMQRGGLAGGERILPDGWVDEATSPKVLKGGDKLAYGYLWWPGTSPGSRRDRTYMGIGIHGQTLYVNPAAKVVVVAWGARPEPMAEGVIDDFAFCDAVADALRNE is encoded by the coding sequence ATGCGCACGCAACGCGTTCTCGCTTGCCTCATTGGCCTCACGCTGCTCGCTCCGGCGGCTTTCGCTCAACGGGCAAAGTCATCGACAGCCTACCCGCACGCTTCCGAGCCGATCGGCTCGGTGCGTGAGGTCTACGACGGCGCCCTCTCGCCGGAGTCCGCGGTCCGCACGTTCCGCAATATCGACCGGCTGTTTCCGACGCGCACTGTGCCGAAGTCGCTGACGCCGTGGCCGCTGCCTCCGGCGGCGACCACGCTCACCAACGTCAGCTTTGAGGATAAGGGCCAGGCGTACGACCTGATCGACTACCTGCAGGTCAATCGGATCGCCGCGCTGTTGGTGCTTAAGGACGGGCGCGTCGCGCTCGAGATGTACCGCTACGGCAACACGCCCCAGACCCGCTGGATGTCGATGTCGGTGGCCAAGTCGATCACGTCGACGCTGATCGGCGCCGCGGTGAAGGAGGGCTACATCGACAGCATCAACGACGACGTGACCAATTACGCGCCGGCGCTGGCCGGCAGCGTGTACGAGGGCGCCACGGTGCGGGACGTGCTGATGATGGCGTCCGGCGTCCGCTGGACCGAGGTCTACACCGACCCCACGTCCGACCGCCGGCGGCTGCTCGAGGCCCAGATCGCCCAGCAACCGGGCGGCGCGATGGAGCTGATGGAGCGCCTGCCCCGTGCGGCCGAGCCCGGAACGCTCAACAACTACAACACCGGCGAGACGCAGGTCGCCGCCGAGATCCTCCGCGGCGCCATCGACCGCCCGCTGGCGGACTACCTCTCCGAGCGGATCTGGAGACGCTTCGGCATGGAGGCCGACGCCAACTGGTGGCTCGAGTCCGAGGGCGGCATCGAGATCGGCGGCAGCGGCTTTAGCGCCACCCTCCGCGACTACGGGCGGTTCGGCCTGTTCATGCAGCGCGGCGGCCTGGCCGGCGGCGAGCGGATTCTGCCCGACGGCTGGGTCGACGAGGCGACGTCGCCCAAGGTGCTGAAGGGCGGTGACAAACTCGCCTATGGCTACCTGTGGTGGCCCGGGACCTCGCCCGGCTCGCGGCGGGACCGCACCTACATGGGCATCGGCATCCACGGCCAGACGCTGTACGTGAACCCGGCGGCCAAGGTGGTGGTGGTCGCCTGGGGCGCCCGGCCCGAGCCGATGGCCGAGGGCGTGATCGACGATTTCGCGTTCTGCGACGCCGTGGCCGACGCGTTGCGAAACGAATAG
- a CDS encoding NAD(P)/FAD-dependent oxidoreductase has protein sequence MPPTNRQYNCIVIGGGPAGCTAAALVAQAGYTTLLVERDALPREHVGESLMPETYWTFEKLGVLDQLKASRFAKKVGVQFVNNTGRESQPFFFRNHDPHESSETWHVDRAEFDQMLFDNARAKGAECLDKTRVLDVLKTQDLVTGVRLQSDGQTVDISSRVVFDCSGQQSLLANKFGVKQVNPNLRKASIWRHYRGADRDESGGGVKTIISHTRDKQAWFWYIPQADDLVSVGVVADNDYLLKGRGKPEQIFAEELQKCDGVRQRVEGAEPLDDLRVAKEFSYSTTQPAGDGWVLAGDAWGFIDPVYSSGVYFAMKSAEMASECVIDALRLDDPSAERLGAWNDEFSAGTKWVRKLVHAFYSGEFRVGKFAMEHPEHTAALTNLLIGRMFHEDVPKLFDDLDPWLERMIAEASDSEPDDEMVDGAPVLA, from the coding sequence ATGCCCCCCACCAACCGACAGTACAACTGCATCGTCATTGGCGGCGGCCCGGCCGGCTGCACCGCCGCCGCGTTGGTCGCCCAGGCGGGTTACACCACCCTCCTCGTCGAGCGCGACGCCCTGCCCCGCGAGCACGTTGGCGAGTCGCTCATGCCCGAGACCTACTGGACCTTCGAGAAGCTCGGCGTGCTCGATCAGCTCAAGGCCTCGCGCTTCGCGAAGAAGGTCGGCGTGCAGTTCGTCAACAACACGGGCCGCGAGTCGCAGCCGTTCTTCTTCCGCAACCACGACCCGCACGAAAGCAGCGAGACCTGGCACGTCGACCGCGCCGAGTTCGACCAGATGCTGTTCGACAACGCTCGGGCGAAGGGCGCGGAGTGCCTCGACAAGACCCGCGTGCTCGACGTGCTGAAGACCCAAGACCTGGTCACCGGCGTGCGGCTGCAGTCGGACGGGCAAACCGTGGATATCAGCTCCCGCGTCGTGTTCGACTGCTCCGGCCAGCAGTCGTTGTTGGCCAACAAGTTCGGCGTCAAGCAGGTGAACCCCAACCTCCGCAAGGCGAGCATCTGGCGGCACTACCGCGGCGCCGACCGCGACGAGTCGGGCGGCGGCGTCAAGACGATCATCTCCCACACCCGCGACAAGCAGGCGTGGTTCTGGTACATCCCCCAGGCCGACGACCTGGTGAGCGTCGGCGTGGTGGCCGACAACGACTACCTCCTTAAGGGCCGCGGCAAGCCTGAGCAGATCTTCGCCGAAGAACTCCAGAAGTGCGACGGCGTCCGCCAGCGGGTCGAGGGCGCCGAGCCTTTGGACGACCTCCGCGTCGCCAAGGAATTCAGCTACTCGACCACGCAGCCCGCCGGCGACGGCTGGGTCCTCGCCGGCGACGCCTGGGGGTTCATCGATCCCGTCTACTCTTCCGGCGTGTACTTCGCGATGAAGTCCGCCGAGATGGCCTCTGAGTGCGTCATCGACGCCCTCCGCCTCGACGACCCCTCGGCCGAGCGCCTCGGCGCGTGGAACGACGAGTTCTCCGCCGGCACCAAGTGGGTCCGCAAGCTGGTGCACGCCTTCTACTCCGGCGAGTTCCGCGTCGGCAAATTCGCGATGGAGCACCCCGAGCACACCGCCGCGCTGACCAACCTGCTGATCGGCCGGATGTTCCACGAGGACGTCCCCAAGCTGTTCGACGACCTCGACCCGTGGCTCGAGCGGATGATCGCCGAAGCCTCCGACAGCGAGCCCGACGACGAGATGGTCGACGGGGCCCCGGTACTGGCGTAG
- a CDS encoding response regulator transcription factor, with translation MAKSETVFIVDDDEAIREAVASLVGEMGVHCECFGSAEEFLEKYDGRRPACLVTDVRMLRMSGLELQEELNNLGWRIATVVLTAYAETPVTVRAIKNGAVTLLEKPCRNLELWDAIRNALAQDQENFEADRQRSEISQRLESLTPSESRVMELVVAGEPNKAIANKLELSVRTVEVRRQSIFAKLGAGSVAELVRLVVEAKPNE, from the coding sequence ATGGCGAAATCCGAAACCGTCTTTATTGTCGACGACGACGAGGCAATCCGCGAAGCGGTCGCGTCGCTCGTTGGGGAGATGGGCGTGCACTGCGAATGCTTCGGCTCGGCCGAGGAGTTCCTGGAGAAATACGACGGCCGCCGCCCCGCCTGCCTGGTGACCGACGTCCGCATGCTGCGGATGAGCGGCCTGGAGCTGCAGGAAGAGCTCAACAACCTCGGCTGGCGGATCGCCACGGTCGTGCTGACCGCCTACGCCGAGACGCCCGTCACCGTGCGGGCGATCAAGAACGGCGCGGTGACGCTGCTCGAGAAGCCGTGCCGTAATCTCGAGCTGTGGGACGCCATCCGCAACGCCCTGGCCCAGGACCAGGAGAACTTCGAGGCCGACCGCCAGCGCTCCGAAATCTCCCAGCGGCTGGAGAGCCTCACCCCTTCCGAGAGCAGAGTAATGGAGCTGGTGGTGGCAGGCGAGCCGAACAAGGCCATCGCCAACAAGCTGGAACTGAGCGTCCGCACGGTCGAGGTGCGGCGGCAGAGCATCTTTGCCAAGCTGGGCGCGGGGTCCGTCGCCGAGCTGGTGCGGCTGGTTGTTGAAGCAAAGCCCAACGAGTAA
- a CDS encoding HEAT repeat domain-containing protein, which produces MTFTRNTLLLLTLATTAGCQSGPLGGLVWNPFSRAERTSYETPAMRTERALAAGDAADGTDSARQQELTVELARKVQTEPDPLVRDAIMKSVAKFKTPLAGQVLTAGLQDADPMVRRRCCELLGRRGDPASTAALAETLRNDTDQDVRIEAVRALGNVRSPETNAALVAALESRDPAMQYAGVQSLAKATGRDFNGDVRACLAYAKGESPAAAQEDQTSVASRVGRYLPF; this is translated from the coding sequence ATGACATTCACGCGGAACACCCTCCTGCTGCTGACCCTCGCCACCACCGCCGGCTGCCAGTCCGGCCCGCTGGGCGGGCTGGTGTGGAACCCGTTTTCACGAGCCGAACGGACCTCGTACGAGACCCCGGCCATGCGGACCGAACGGGCCCTGGCCGCCGGCGACGCCGCCGACGGGACCGACTCGGCGCGCCAGCAGGAGCTGACCGTTGAGCTGGCGCGGAAGGTGCAGACCGAACCCGACCCGCTGGTGCGGGACGCCATCATGAAGTCGGTCGCTAAGTTCAAGACGCCGCTGGCCGGCCAGGTGCTGACCGCCGGCCTGCAGGACGCCGACCCAATGGTCCGCCGCCGCTGCTGCGAGCTGCTCGGCCGGCGGGGCGACCCGGCGTCGACCGCGGCGCTGGCTGAAACCCTCCGCAACGACACCGACCAGGACGTCCGGATCGAGGCGGTCCGCGCCCTGGGCAACGTCCGCTCGCCGGAGACCAACGCCGCGTTGGTCGCCGCGCTCGAGTCACGCGACCCCGCGATGCAGTACGCCGGCGTGCAGTCGCTCGCCAAGGCGACCGGCCGGGACTTCAACGGAGACGTCCGGGCCTGCCTAGCCTACGCGAAGGGCGAGTCCCCCGCGGCCGCGCAAGAAGACCAAACCTCCGTCGCTTCGCGGGTCGGCCGATACCTCCCGTTCTAG
- the arsC gene encoding arsenate reductase (glutaredoxin) (This arsenate reductase requires both glutathione and glutaredoxin to convert arsenate to arsenite, after which the efflux transporter formed by ArsA and ArsB can extrude the arsenite from the cell, providing resistance.), with translation MATTIYHNPRCSKSRNALALLEERGVEFEVIKYLEDPPSTKELQRVVGLLGIKPAELVRRGEKVFKELGLAEQELTDKQWIAVLVEHPVLIERPIVVHDGRAAIGRPIDNIEAILTD, from the coding sequence ATGGCGACGACGATCTATCACAACCCGCGGTGCAGCAAGTCGCGCAACGCATTGGCGCTGCTCGAGGAGCGCGGCGTGGAGTTCGAAGTGATCAAGTACCTCGAGGACCCGCCGTCGACGAAGGAGCTGCAGCGGGTCGTGGGGTTGCTGGGGATCAAGCCAGCCGAGCTGGTCCGCCGCGGCGAGAAGGTCTTCAAGGAGCTCGGCCTGGCTGAGCAGGAGCTGACCGACAAGCAGTGGATCGCCGTGCTGGTCGAGCACCCGGTGCTGATCGAGCGGCCGATTGTCGTGCACGACGGCCGGGCGGCGATCGGGCGGCCGATCGACAACATCGAGGCGATCCTGACCGATTGA
- a CDS encoding ABC transporter ATP-binding protein, whose amino-acid sequence MIEIHNFRKTYGDFVAVENLSLKIGAGEMFGFIGPNGAGKSTTIRFLATLLRETTGEATVNGHSVTGDPVAVRRSIGYMPDMFGVYDGMKVWEFLDFFAVAYEIPRANRKAVISDVLELLDLTHKRDDYVNGLSRGMKQRLCLAKTLVHDPPVLILDEPASGLDPRARLEVKALLKELRKMGKTILISSHILTELADVCTSIGIIERGKLLLAGPIDKVYRKIQANRHLQVRFSGDPDPGVSLIRSDPNVRSVQMETRGCLVELAGDDADVQRLLHNLVAAQVGLTSFADKEPTLEDVFMMVTKGLVT is encoded by the coding sequence ATGATCGAGATCCACAACTTCCGCAAGACCTACGGCGACTTTGTCGCGGTCGAGAACCTCAGCCTCAAGATCGGCGCCGGCGAGATGTTCGGGTTCATCGGACCCAACGGCGCCGGCAAGAGCACAACCATCCGCTTCCTCGCCACGCTCCTCCGCGAGACCACCGGCGAGGCCACCGTCAACGGGCACAGCGTCACGGGCGACCCGGTCGCTGTGCGGCGGAGCATCGGCTACATGCCCGACATGTTCGGCGTGTACGACGGCATGAAGGTGTGGGAGTTCCTCGACTTCTTTGCCGTGGCGTACGAGATCCCCCGCGCCAATCGCAAGGCGGTGATCTCCGATGTGCTCGAGCTCCTCGACCTGACCCACAAGCGGGACGACTACGTCAACGGCCTGTCGCGGGGCATGAAGCAGCGGCTCTGCCTGGCCAAGACCCTGGTGCACGACCCACCCGTGCTGATCCTCGACGAGCCCGCGTCCGGCCTCGACCCCCGCGCGCGGCTCGAGGTCAAGGCGCTCCTCAAGGAGCTCCGCAAGATGGGCAAGACGATCCTCATCTCCAGCCACATCCTCACCGAGCTGGCCGACGTCTGCACGTCGATCGGCATCATCGAGCGCGGCAAGCTGCTGCTGGCCGGGCCGATCGACAAGGTCTACCGCAAGATCCAGGCCAACCGCCACCTGCAGGTCCGCTTCTCCGGCGACCCCGACCCGGGCGTCAGCCTGATCCGCAGCGACCCGAACGTCCGCAGCGTGCAGATGGAGACCCGCGGCTGCCTAGTCGAGCTCGCCGGCGACGACGCCGACGTGCAGCGGCTCCTGCACAACTTGGTCGCCGCCCAGGTCGGCCTGACCTCGTTCGCCGACAAGGAGCCGACCCTGGAGGACGTGTTCATGATGGTGACCAAAGGGTTGGTGACTTAG